From Desulfuromonas soudanensis, the proteins below share one genomic window:
- a CDS encoding N-acetylmuramoyl-L-alanine amidase family protein translates to MLRSLLLLFFLLLPLFSADAAVELALKGRPPVTLTEVYLRDGVSYLAIDDVLAVLELKGDWDSVRHVYTLQTPRGAAVISPGSRYLRQGESFIPLAHQPRFIDGRLRVAEDFVNEQLPAFLDEPVYYRNLKPSAVRADVGETPLDRLFAFVLRKKKSADEPALRGIVLDPGHGGQDPGAIGLKGLKEKAVTLGVARRLDKLIKMQMGIPTYLTRNDDYALNLQQRLEAVARPDVDALILLHAQASFSDRPGGVTLVIRPRDEAAGGEVVEGEGGSMKLAQKLRGALERSGISVDGIVRAPLLPLGRGNLPTVLVEVGYLSNPRDNLRLSDPAGQDELAMALLNGLKSFVDELKEFR, encoded by the coding sequence ATGCTGCGCTCTCTTCTGCTCCTGTTTTTCCTCCTCCTCCCCCTCTTCTCCGCCGATGCCGCCGTGGAGCTGGCCCTGAAGGGTCGTCCGCCGGTGACCCTCACCGAGGTCTATCTGCGCGACGGGGTCTCCTATCTGGCCATCGACGACGTCCTGGCCGTTCTCGAGCTGAAGGGGGACTGGGACTCGGTGCGGCATGTCTACACCCTCCAGACGCCGCGGGGAGCGGCGGTGATCTCTCCCGGCAGCCGTTACCTGCGCCAGGGGGAGAGCTTCATTCCCCTGGCCCACCAACCCCGTTTCATCGATGGCCGTCTGCGGGTCGCCGAGGATTTCGTCAACGAGCAGCTCCCGGCCTTCCTCGACGAGCCGGTCTACTACCGCAATCTCAAACCCTCCGCCGTGCGGGCCGACGTGGGGGAGACCCCCCTCGACCGGCTCTTCGCCTTTGTGCTGCGAAAGAAGAAGTCGGCCGACGAACCGGCGCTGCGCGGGATCGTTCTCGATCCCGGCCACGGCGGCCAGGATCCGGGGGCCATCGGCCTCAAGGGGCTCAAGGAAAAGGCCGTGACTCTCGGCGTCGCCCGGCGCCTGGACAAGCTGATCAAGATGCAGATGGGGATCCCCACCTACCTCACCCGCAACGACGACTATGCCCTGAATCTGCAGCAGCGCCTCGAGGCGGTGGCCCGTCCCGATGTCGATGCCCTGATCCTCCTCCACGCCCAGGCGTCGTTCAGCGACCGGCCGGGCGGCGTCACACTGGTGATCCGTCCCCGGGATGAGGCCGCCGGCGGAGAGGTCGTCGAAGGAGAGGGGGGGAGCATGAAGCTCGCCCAAAAGCTCCGCGGCGCCCTGGAACGCTCCGGTATCTCCGTCGACGGCATCGTCCGCGCCCCCCTCCTCCCTCTCGGGCGCGGCAATCTGCCGACGGTCCTGGTCGAGGTCGGCTACCTGTCCAACCCCCGGGACAACCTCCGGCTCTCCGATCCGGCCGGGCAGGATGAGCTGGCCATGGCTCTGCTCAACGGTCTGAAATCTTTTGTCGATGAATTGAAGGAGTTTCGCTGA
- the rph gene encoding ribonuclease PH yields MNDEKNRNDGRSAAALRPVTFQRGFTRYAEGSVLVSFGETRVLCNATVEESVPSFMRGQGRGWVTAEYSMLPRATHSRSPRESSRGKVGGRTHEIQRLIGRSLRAVVDLEALGERSIQIDCDVLQADGGTRTASITGAYVALADALNGLVAKGLLLSSPLKESVAAVSVGIVDGSPLLDLNYGEDSHAAVDMNFVITGSGRFVEVQGTAEEEPFSLAELDALRDLALAGCRELAVLQDRALEG; encoded by the coding sequence ATGAACGATGAAAAGAATCGCAACGACGGAAGGTCTGCGGCGGCGCTGCGGCCGGTGACTTTTCAGCGGGGCTTCACCCGTTATGCCGAGGGCTCCGTCCTCGTCTCCTTCGGGGAAACCCGTGTCCTGTGCAACGCCACCGTCGAGGAGAGCGTCCCCTCCTTCATGCGCGGGCAGGGGAGGGGGTGGGTGACCGCCGAATACTCCATGCTCCCCCGCGCCACCCACAGCCGCTCCCCCCGGGAGTCGAGCCGCGGCAAGGTCGGCGGGCGGACCCATGAGATCCAGCGCCTGATCGGGCGTTCGCTGCGGGCGGTGGTCGACCTCGAGGCGCTCGGCGAACGCAGCATCCAGATCGACTGCGATGTCCTGCAGGCCGACGGCGGGACGCGCACCGCCTCCATCACCGGCGCCTACGTCGCCCTCGCCGATGCCCTCAACGGTCTGGTCGCCAAGGGGTTGCTCCTCTCCTCGCCGTTGAAGGAGAGCGTCGCCGCGGTGAGCGTCGGCATCGTCGATGGCTCCCCCCTTCTCGATCTCAACTACGGCGAGGATTCCCACGCCGCCGTCGACATGAACTTCGTCATCACCGGGTCCGGGCGCTTCGTCGAGGTCCAGGGGACCGCCGAAGAGGAGCCTTTTTCCCTCGCCGAACTCGATGCCCTGCGCG